The Misgurnus anguillicaudatus chromosome 23, ASM2758022v2, whole genome shotgun sequence sequence AACTctaaaataggtcattaaagtATGAAACAAGCAAGCATTGTGAactacatttaaaatgcattgcaGCCTCTGTGTTCAAGAAATGTTAATCTAgcaagtagggctgtcacatgattaaataatcgtctcatcgtgattgtttgacctcatcgtgatgatttcagatcaccccaatgattgcacatctctccaaaaaacacaagggggagctgcagcgcctgtataaacaagaCCGTATTAGATGctgctccttaactgacagtgcaATGTGATACAAAGCCATTAAATACATGCGTACTAaatgaccttagtaggatttAATGCCTCTTCTGGTAtagtccatttatttttttttcccggttatttttcagacacattattctgtttatttctTAAGAATTTTCAGAATTTATAAAACAATTAATCGTCAGCCAAATTTCTTAATCGTGACAGCCTTACTAACAAGGTAAACATACAGGACTTTggcacaaagcacagcaatacTTGGTATACTTCTATGGTAAACCAGTTACCAATTAAAAAACAGAGACAGGGTATTACTGATCATGAATGGtttatttttagcctttcaaaGATGGATCTAATAAAATTCATACATTTTGACTAATCTTACCACTCGTTTTACTAAgattaggtgagtgtatactgcaaaggattattaggaacacccgttcgatttctcattaatgcaatggtgtgggggatgttttcttggcacactttaggcctcttagtgccaactgggcatcatttaaatgccccAGCCAACCTGAgcactgtttctgaccatgtccatccctttatgaccaccatgtacccatcctctgatggctacttccagtaGGATAATGCACACTGTcgcaaagcttgaatcatttcaaattagtttttttgaacatgactgagttcactgtactaaaatggccccccacagtcaccagatcccaacccaatagagcatctttgggatgtagtggaacgggagcttcgtgccctggatgtacatcccacaaatctccatcaactgcaagatgctatcctatcaatatggcccaacatttctaaaaattgctttcagcaccttgttgaatcaatgccacatagaattaaggcagttctgaaggcgaaaggggtcaaacacagtattagtatggtgttcctaataatcctttaggcgaGTGTAAATATAAGAGTACAGAATAGCTGCATGCCGTAGTATACAAGATATGTAAACAGTACAAAAACTTCTTTCTGTGCCAGTGGTTAAAACACACTATTGAAGCTTCAATCTTGAAGTCTCTAGCAGTGTCCTCCTCAAAGTTCATGGAATCAAACACCTGCAAAAACACAAGGGTTATCAAACCGAAACAAAAtctacacacaaaaacacaaatgacGTAATGAGACTTGCTTAGCCATTTATATCAGACTGAAGTTTATCATCACATGACAATCAGGTCAAAGTGAAGAATGTTTAAATCATCATTAAATGGCTCAAGAAGCTATTTTCATAGTCAAAACGCTTATAAGATGCACTTGTGCAATATTTAATATAACATTTCTGCTCACCTTAAACACAGTGTGCAGAAGTTACAATGCATCATCCAATCTCTCCAAAACACCACTTTCTCATCAAGTCATCCATCCTTCAACTTCACAAACATCTCTGCAAACGTTTCAGGGTGACGGTCCATCTGTGCAAAGCCAGTGGTACAGATGACTGGTCAATCTAAAAGAAAGTTTTGTATTGATTTTCAAAGTTTAACAGTAAATCagaaaaaacagacaaaaataaaaagatgACTTATACAAGAGTATTGCGTAACTTTGGGACCTTCAGTCTTATTCTAATGACTTTCTTTTATGCAGGCTCCGCTAATATGTTATGAAATATCTTTGACAAAGACACGAGGGACTCACCGTGATGTTGCCCATATGTCCATTCTCAATGTGATGGAAGGCCTGGTACAGCTATTAAGGGTACAACTGCAACTCCAACACAGCATCTTCaatcttcttcatcatcatcataaggATGGGATTCATCCATATGCCAGTGGTCTGTCTGAGCACAGTCTTGTAATGATGATTTCACGAGACTGGTCTGCCTAAGGAGATAAAAACAGCCCACTTAGAAGTCCTATTTcttaattaaaacaataaagtcctatttcttaattaaaacaataaaagtttatttaatattgctTTTAAAAATACTCAGAATTGCAGCATGATGACAAAAATCATTTATCTTTATTGGCTGAAGTGAGAGAAAGTTTAACTTTTACAGTAAACGTGCGACTGTCTGTAAACTTATAGTCATGGCTAGTAGGAGGCATTTATCAATACaagatttttaatgcaaaatttCCTATTAAGATTTTTATAAAATCTAACAAATAAGGAGAATCGACATTTCATTAAACTTTATTAATCAACAAACGCCACTTAGAGCGACATTATTTGGTAAGTTTTCTGAAGCGCAAATAAGCACACAGACTTGCCATACCGGCACCTCACCTGTACTGTAACGTTGTttaaaactaaaccaaaccaaatCCTGAAATAGCGATTAATACCTACTTTTGGGGTTATATATAATGCACAAAGTACAAACAATCTTAAATCAACTTACCATTTTAGCAGATGTTTAAGGATTTAGCTGAACGGGGAACCCGCTATCCAACGCTCACGCTGCGCAGGAAGGGAAGAGAGAGACCGATTACGTCAGCACGTTTGAATATAAGGCGTGGTTGACTACGCAGACAAATCATCGTATGACATCAAATTAACGCGAGAGCGAGTTATTTTTCAAACGGAAGGCTGCATCCTTCAgaggtaaaaaaataaaatacaaatccttcagaggtcgcatttgcaggctgcatacttattacagaatattaacaattataaagttgactactaTTCTTAGTTAAGtaaatatgcttatgacttgcgaatgtaatgctcagttaactgaagtaaaccaggcttgatgacgatgaagcctgcatatgcgacctccgaagaATGCGAGAATGCAGCCTTCCTGGTTGAAAAGAACTTGAAGGACAAATATTTCTTAACAAATCTATTTATTTTCCTAGCAAATTTTTTatacataagtgcaatttttgTCTGTAAAGCCCATATTTCCTATGTTTTGTAAAGATTTGAAGTGTTATTTGGATAAAATATCTACCCCCAGCAAGCCTTAAAATCGTCGTGTGCATCTTTTACTATTTGTTCTTTCCTATAGTGTACAGCTAACAGTGATCTCTGGGACTTTATGCCTGGTAATTTATATTACCCCTGGccttgtattttatttatttatttattttttgttgtctGTGTGTTCATTTGAGTTATTTTTGTTTCTTGTGATTTTGTTGGTAAAATGTTTGTATACTTGTTAATATTtccattaataaaaaaagaaaaaataataattttgacaaACGTCTCTCAAAGGTAAAATGGCCAGAAAAAAATTACCGGACATGCCAATGAGTCAGAGAACaaggtattttattttaaagtaaagtttcaaactaattatgtatatatacttttaaactaTTTTCTACTAGAACATTTATTTCTCATAAGCAGAAAATTGTgaagttacatttaaatttgTTGTACTAAAACATAAACTTTGAATGCAGAAGTaacaaaatacattaaaataaaattagaaatggCCTATTTTACCTGAAAGTTGGTGGCCCATTTTATCTACCATCCTCAGTTAAAATGGACCAGCAACTGaatttttatcaattttattattattatacagaGCTTATTATTTGAGATTTGACTAATCTTACTCTGATATCTTATTGATTGGTTTTTATAGACAGTCTCCCATTAAAGTCCTGTTGCGCTcaccttagcagacatataTCAAGGAAATCACTTCAAACAGATCAAAATACCCTGTGGTATTAAGGAAAAAACCTGATGGCCATTTAAGCTAATATCACCACTACTTCAGACATTATTTATCAGTTTTCAGTGcctaaaaatatcataaaacataaaaagttGTCTTAATTATACAATATAAAGCAACAATTTACCCAGCAGATGGCGCCGTATCTCTAACTTCACATAGTTTCTATCATAGTTTTACTTCTCATGTTGTTTTGACCAGGTTTGCATGCAATTGTGGGCAAAGAAGGTGACCCAGGTGTCATAAATCTTAGTCATGAGATTCAATTCAATCTAACCAATCCTCTGATTGGTCTTCTAGAAGAGCACTTATGTTATTGCATGACCCATCACCATCATCAAGGGACAACCGGGGAGCATTGTCCTGGGCCAAATGATGATAAGGGGGCCACTATTGATATATGTTATACCTACTGAGGCTGAGGGACAGGGgtttcaccccccccccccatacatttttgtccaaagtcTCATGACGTTTTGAAATAGGTTGTAAAAACAAGTCTTTATTTTGCAAAATTTCATTCCAACATTTGCGTGGGATGTTGTTTGCCTTCCAACTGTGCCTTCCACTTGAACTAAATATATATGAATCAGCACCTCACACAGATTGGATTGCGTCACACACTTGCTTCGAAGCCAAGGGCATAAGAGAAACGTAAAGAATGCCATCAACTATAATAACAGATTTTGCACTTCAGATCGAGAATGCTTCATCCCTAACATTTCTTTTACTTTCAGTTTATTCACGATTACAAATTTGTATATGGGGGCCGGCACATTATTCAGAAGGCTATATTGGACCCACGCAGATAGACGGCCAAAGTGAACCTTGATTGCATGTAAAGTGCCGTCGAAACGCCTAAGTGCATCAGAGCAATAGCTGTTGCCATGTTTGTCATGAAAAGGCTATTAAGTAGTAAGAAAACGCCAGTGAAATCACTGTGGGTGATGTACAGCAAGCAGAAGATATTACAACAGTCAAGGTCAGCGAGGTCACCGAATTCAAACATTTTAACCGAAACGAGAGCCGAGCTTTTGACAGTGGCACAATATGACACCATCACTCCTGTGTTAAGATGAAATCAAAGTGACATAAAAGAGCAGCCTGGTCAGGCGCATAAGCATTCGAATCATTTGAGTGGCAAAAAAATAGTATCAGTCAATAAATGAATTgaactgaaaacatttttttcagtctGTGCATTCATTCAGGTTTCATTTCTATATTTGGAAATTTTGAAGAGCGCTTGACCTTCTCGATAGTTTTCAATGCTTAATGCTACCATGCAAAGGTTTTCTCTTCCATTAGCTGTGAAACTGCAAAGGTGTCCTTGCTTTGGTCATTAGGGCCTAATTGAAACTTTGAAAAAATCTGCACATTGGGAGCCTGATTGATTTTGGCCTAACTGTGATGCCTTCTATCTTTGTAAACAATGCTTTTGTGGGAACAAGACATTGATGTATAAAAGAAAAGTGAAAAACGTCCTTGAGTTTTCCTTCAAAGATTCCCTGAAATTGGAACACCATTTGCCATCATGTAGGAATCGCCCCTTATGATTATACCTCGGGTACGTGagtgatttttttaagacaGCTGATGCTTTGAACCGGGTGCGTGAAACATTGCTAACTTTGATGGTGAGTGAGCACCTCGTACGTAAGTATAATCCAACAGTGCAATTGATGTCTGTTTAAGGTTTCTCTGCATACAAATGCCAACCTGCCTTCTTTGATGACTAGAAGCTTTATCCAGCCCTTGATTTAAGTGTGTTTATGCTAATGAACGTTGAGCAAAGACAcggctgatgtaaattcaacaGTCTTGGCATAATACAGGATCTATCCAAAGCCTCTGACATAATTCTTTAAAGCAGAGGCCCTCAAAAATCACTAAAGGTTTTAAAGTTCTTCAGTCCCAGATTAAAGATTTATGTGACAGGTGATGAAACAGCCGCAGGATAAATGTGGATGGAGGTGAAACTGCTTAAAGAGAAAATACGTAGTGCTAACTGAGGTGATAGTTGTGCCTACATGACTTCGGGTCAGATGCCAAGACCAGATTGTGAAGAGATCTCATTAATctcacataataaaataaaataatattaaactgAAGTCTGGGGACTGGAGGAAGCTGTCTTTACAAACTTTTTGgggtaattaataataataatttatatgttattattattattggtgGAAGTAGTAGTAATACATttcattaattatatttaatttaattatatatatatatattgtatatacatacaataaacatgtattttaatgtttttcctTTATCACAGATTAAAGACCACaaggaaataaaataaaataaaaacattacaacaAAACAGAACATTTGAGAGACAGATGCATACAAagacaaattatatttatacaGGTAATGCTTAAGCTGGATACAAATTCGTAAATGTCGTAGAGTCACTTAtgctattaaaatatattgaaaTAAAATATCTACTAGCCTTATGattaatgtgtacattataacaagaaaaataaagtgCATTACCTTGACTATTGTCAGCTGTCTAATAAAACTTTAGGCACATTAAACAGATTATcaatacaaatacaataaaagaattattaataatatgttattattattattactattattattatgttcattATAAGTTACTATTGCTaagtttaaataatgttaataataatataataatgtttAGCTATTATTAATAGTATTTATatagtaatagtaataatatCATATTTACATTATAGAAGCAAACATTTTTggttaattaataataatataataatttgtatatgataatattaataatacctattatttaatacattattcatattattttagtaatttaaaacaaatattagactttaaaaatgctgggttatttcaagggacaaacccaacccactgggttgtaatttacATGCTGGTatattttaacccattgttgggtccaaaaaaaaaattttctggGTTAGTTGAACCcatggctgggtttgtcccattATGCGCCAACACTgggtttttagagtgtattcaTATATGAACAGCTTTgttttaggataggacaatatttggcagagaTCCAACTATTTAAAAGGGTGCAAAAAACCCCccgaaatattgagaaaatcacctttaaagttgtccaaatgaagtccttatgcatccactcacaaaataaagttttgatatattttcagtacaaaatatcttcatggaacctGATCTCTACCTATGTCCTAATGATTttagcataaaataaaaatctataattttgacccatacaatgtatttttggcaattgctacaaatgaagagtttgtcgcaaaatccgatatccgccgtgttattctgtaatCTTTTCTACCTTTTTTCCAAACCTTGACAAACgtcagtcctccttctctgcagaatgcaataaatcctctcaaccaatcacagcttaccattccacgcattttaaacaacaatggcggagCTTtcaatacacacagaatcctagttttcctcatctactttgtacttcatgatccacaaaaataataataataataattttgatggcattgctaaacctgtggtggttttctgtggcggggaagaaacgcaAGCCATAAAAATCGAATAATTTCcttgagaggcactcgggcgacgGAAAATgatggctgttgcttgttctctcgacagcatcaagcttctgtcatgcaaacacattgaccacaggggatcttatgaaaaactttccattattttactcaaagtcaacgaaaatcgagcaggaccaaaacattttacagctgatcatcACAATGACGTCGAAGacgacagcagcaatgacagtgttcttaatatgacaaagtgttttgattaatgccattaatgtttatttttttatttagtgtataccactagtcaactaaatgaatataacatggcaaagataaatgcacatttatatattgattcaatagatttattgcattttgaaaaaataacttttcatggatttattgcactttgcagaaaaaaattatcaggtttttataataaatctttgcaaatcaaattatggatttgaaattttaatgtttaaaacctaaagatgttatgtgaaagtttgtaacagaaaatagtggttttcagcttgtcactttcttggtatagaaaacacatttttacccaaattagtcaaaatggatttattgtgttttggaaccaaactcttcatgcTATTTAAAGGTgggtttgtggtccagggtcacaaattatgtaattgttattattaatattaatataattaatatgttaatatgattaatgAAATTTGCTGTTATAATTAGttattgtatgtatatattatcATTATCATCAATATCATATAACTTTATGCATTGAATGTGttcattttgtttattattaaatggATGGTTCTGGCTAATATAAACTGTGCAAAAGGTCAAATGACTTCATATAGAAAGGAAAATATGACCTTTGAACTCATGTGTCAGGTGTTTCCCACAGCACATGTCTGAACCCCTGCTCTCTTATTTGATCaatgaaacattgcagtagagATTTGTTACTTGGTGAAAGGTGATGTTtggttgttaaataaacatatagTGGCCCTTTAAATATAATCTGTATCGCTCCAGTCtttaaatttatgtattttttatttgtttgtattaTACAATAAATGTTTACTAAATACAAGCTACCCGCCAGTAGCACAGAGATGTtttgatgaaatgcaaacaataCTGTTCCTTCCAATTGTTgcaaaattgtgtttttttactcTTACACCCAGACAAAGCACAGCCAATCAAAAGACAGGGCTGAAAATGATTGTTGATGACCCGATCGTTGAGTTGGAGTTTGTACTTTGTCCTCACTGAGCAGTCAGTCGCAGACAAGTCAAGACAACCCGATAACAGTTATTTTGGTTCTCGTTTTATTCAAGGATATTTTGTTAACCCTGCGTCAATGAAATGGACCATTATTCCGACCAGGTAAGTCCagatatttgtattttattcgtTTTTGTAAGCTAGCAAAACATAAATTGttattaaacaaaattttttttatcttaccCGCCCATGTAATAATTCACAAAGAGCAAAGTTCATACCATTTGAGGtatatgttttaaatgtgtttttcaaATGTTATTATCGTATCACTTCCAAATTAAAGCAAATACTCGCTCTCTTATAGGGGTGCGAAGGGTTAGATCTGCTCGATTTGCTCTTCGATAAGAACGACGGCATCTTACGTCATGAAGAAACGGGACCGCAAAATGATCAGCTTTGGCCGGTTCAAGATCCGCATGTAtgacacatacacatataaCAAAGTCTGGCTTAAATTAAAGCTTGGCTATGTTAATACACGCCTGTGTTTGTATGATTCCCAGATAATGATGCCTGCCCAGGGTAGCGAAGATTTCTTCAAAGCAATTTTAGGTGGCTCCGACTCGGTGAACGGGTCTCCAGTTTGGTCGCCCTCTCCGAGCGACAGTGGAATTAGCGAGGACCCCCATTCGGATCACATCGACAGCCCACCACCCATCAGAAGCCCTCCGGTGGAAACTCCCGTTTTTGTGGGCCCAAACAATGTCCTTGAAACCAACTTCCCTTTCAATCTAAGTGAGTTTTTCTTCAAACTCGGAAGGTTGTAAACTCTGATGATTACTAGCCTCCCGACCGAGCACACAAACATCTGCTTATTGATTCACAGCATTATGCATCCCTGTTTTGTATACTTTCTGAAGATAAGCTTCCTGTGCTTTGTGAAGGTATGCACAAACAAAGCAGGATAAATAGTATTATCTTCTCCCGCAGATGGCTGGGGGACCGGCTTCTTCTCAAACAAGCCCGGAGGGATGCAGCATGTATCAGAAGCACCACAGGTGACACCGGCCACCGGATTCCCCCTCACTGTCAAGGACCTGCTGCTATCTGGCACACCAGAAACTGTGAGTTATCACTGTAGCGTGAAGTGAAAAAGGCAGAATAGAGAAAAAAGACTCCTTAGTGCAGATAAATTTGATGAAGGGAAACTGGACTATGATCCGGTCTTCCAGAAACGATGATTGGATTTGTTACTTTCATGTAATATTGATATTCCTGTCATCCCCACAGCCCACAAAGGCATCCCAGCAGTCCTACCAAGAGCTGGTTCTTACAGAAGATGAGAAACGACTTCTCGCCAAGGAAGGAGTCGCACTGCCAGATCAGTTCCCGCTCACCAAGGTACAGAACCTTCAGCTGGTAATTATACCATAAAAGTAGAGCAACCCAGATTGTCTTTGAAGTTCAATGCTTTCATTTTCCCCCCTCGATCAAGTATGAGGAAAGGATTCTGAAGAAAATTCGTAGAAAGATTCGCAACAAGCAGTCGGCCCAAGAGAGCcggaagaagaagaaagaaTACATTGATGGCCTGGAAAGCAGGTATGGAGTTTTGTGCCAAAGCAAGAACCAAAAGATGGAAAGGCTTAATGCAAAAACTACACTACCATTTACAAATTTAGAGTCACTTGCCTTAAATGTGTATCAATGTTTAGAATGTATGTTGAGGGAAATATGTTACCCTGgacaacaaaaccagtcataagggtccattttttttaaatatttgaataaataagctttttaaaccgcaaaaatgattttcaagaaaaaaaattattaaattaagatgctttttcttgatgagcaaaatgacccaagaaaataagtcttaccccattggcagatttttttgcttgttttatgcacaaaatcccataaatttaatatttttggtctaaaaacttgacttgttttttttaaaggaatagtctactcattttcaatattaaaatatgttattaccttaactaggaattgttgatacatccctctatcatctgtgtgcgtgcacgtaagcgctgggctgcgctgcgacgcttcgatagcatttagcttagccccattcattcaatggtaccatttagagataaagttagaagtgaccaaacacatcaacgtttttcctatttaagacgagtagttatactcgcctgaaaagtccgctccccttctcactctcataatgggagagggagggtgttactgcgcagagtcgaagtacttccaaaagtgctattacgccataaaatatagttcctcttttaaatccgcttagaaaagcgctacgttttattttgtaccactaaactagctcgtataactactcgtcttaaataggaaaaacgttgatgtgtttggtcacttctaactttatctctaaatggtattgaatgaatggggctaagctaaatgctatcgaagcgtcgcagcgcgctccagcgcttacgtgcacacacacagatgatagagggatgtatcaacaattcttagttaaagtaataacatattttaatattgaaaatgagtagactattcctttaagagaacgcatcttaatttaagaatttttagatattttcctgaaaacaagacaaaaatactaagaaatttttatcttgaaaatttttttttttggagtgtCCTATGGTTTGTTGGGATAGGACAATTTTTGCCCAAAGTATTTGAATATCtgacggtgcaaaaaatctaaatattgagaaaaatcgcctttaaagttgtccaaatgaagtccttagcgacacatattactaatgataaataaaaaaaattacatttatggtaggaaatgtacaaaatatcttcatggatcgtgatctttacttaatatcctaatgaatTTTGGCTTAAAAAACTGTATAacttgacccatacaatgttttGGCTATTCCTAaaaatatacccgtgcgacttatgactggttttgtggtccagggtcacacactctaaaaatgtctgggttactTTTGACctataatgggtaaatattggacagaacacatgctgggtaaaaatgacccaatgttgggttgttgttatgcaaccatgtaTGGGCATAGTGtctgacgtcacccataggtttgtgaagagcttttttgaagcttaaaggaacagtatgtaagaaatttatatcaattaatcataaaatggccctgacatgtcactagacattaagaaatcattttcatttcaaatacttatatcactgacaacagtggtccggccaggatattgtcatttaagaagtggagttgcagccctcaactgatgtttatgttgtcattttgtgtattgaccaccagttgtgtgattgcagtaccagttttagccacaagttttgtgattgcaataccagttttggccacaatcctacatactgtttctttaaagtaggcggtgcctgctgtcgccatcttggccgcacatcactcgcggataactgaaaatgggtaaagagcgGGACAATGGGTGAAGCTGAGTTGGCTGGTTGCTgtaaccacgcccgcctagctcgattctaaagaaagcagtggcagttcacccgtcactcaagtggccacgccccttaattatgcagaactttaaggcttaaaataacttaaacgaatgagttacaaaaaaattacctCTCTTACAGTTGTCATggagggcaaaattagctatatagaccaaaaactatttttgtaccaGACTGTAAATATTATTTCCTGCtataaagttgggcattttaacatggaggtctatgggaattgactccttTTTGGAGCCAGTCgataaattgcagtttaagtcacttctgtatTGACTGTATTGATAAAAACGGttaattctaaggtaataaaaacaatacagttcattttgtaaggtctttatacaccactgataatatagttttgtatatcatATTGCAATTCTGTCAAGAGAAAAGTTAcaaaatgcacctttaaagtgaaacatttaaagttgaaaaaacttaacttaaaatttttacGGTGTAGTGTACGTGAAAGGAGAACATAATCCAAACTGAGATCATACTCTAAAGATCATAATCTAAACTGAGGAAATTTATTGCTACTGAACGCAACACCTTGGcaaaataccaggtgtaaccagatgtcaaataaatgtcCTTTTTTGAAGGATGGCTGCATGCAACACGCAGAACCAGGAGCTGCAGAGGAAAGTCTTCCAGCTGGAGAAATGCAACATGTGAGGGAATCATTTACTTGGTAATTCTCACAGTTCTGCTTCAGTCTTTTCACGTGGGGCCTGCAGGCCCCTGAAAATTGAACTTTCTAGCTTTATCTCTTCATCTCATATCGCTGATGGAGCAGCTGCGTAGACTCCAGGCGTTGGTCATGAACGGATACAAAAAACCAGCCCAGACTGGGACTTGTGTTCTGGTGAGGGTTCAAAAAACTTGCACACACATTAAAGAGGGTTCACACACGCAAGGAACTAAACACATATATTAGACAAACAACCATGCATATTTTTCACTACACTAGACTggggtccagggtcacatatgtgctTGTTTTTCcctaaagagccagtaagatgccaattttaagctgtttataagtcccggacaacaggtttaaatgcatgcaaggtcaaaaaacactgtcattttctcaaaatataaatttaaaattaccccatttctcagagatccccaaacgattcgtgtgaagccgttcaacgaatcagtctgcctaaaccccacctttccaTAGCCTAacctgctctgattggtcaactgaaaagagtctccgcacagaccacagatcagtggcccagaccaacaatagtgcaacatgtattgacctagtgctaacatgatttactgagaagacattatcgaca is a genomic window containing:
- the creb3l3a gene encoding cyclic AMP-responsive element-binding protein 3-like protein 3-A, with translation MDHYSDQGCEGLDLLDLLFDKNDGILRHEETGPQNDQLWPVQDPHIMMPAQGSEDFFKAILGGSDSVNGSPVWSPSPSDSGISEDPHSDHIDSPPPIRSPPVETPVFVGPNNVLETNFPFNLNGWGTGFFSNKPGGMQHVSEAPQVTPATGFPLTVKDLLLSGTPETPTKASQQSYQELVLTEDEKRLLAKEGVALPDQFPLTKYEERILKKIRRKIRNKQSAQESRKKKKEYIDGLESRMAACNTQNQELQRKVFQLEKCNISLMEQLRRLQALVMNGYKKPAQTGTCVLVLLLSFTLILLPNLKPFTDTKVSQHGDFSPLRVNSRSLRDLQSSRVMHALEYPYSVAEDSKILPRFSGDKSVEEITSVLGDLRRGTGLTDYDHESYNRSLDHQHDDHYHSDPITGYVATVTLNPRRGSRQSPNADDM